CCACACAATTACAATCTCACTAAAAAGATAATATCAAGATTCAAGAATGGCATTATATGCATACATCTAAAGGGTATAAAGGATGACAAATTGAGTTAGCAAACCTGAAAATGAGGACTATTGAGACATCGAGCAATCTGTCGAAACAGTGGAACCATACAGCGCTGAAATTCAGCACCCTGCGTTGCCTCTAATACTTCTTCCAACTCCCCAAGAAAAAGAACCTCTTTCTGGCAATTAGTAACAGGCCAATACTTCAACAAACCCCTTATAACTGTATCTGCCAACTTATAATCTTTCTCAACAAACTGAGTAATGCAGTAAGATAGTTGCTGATGATACAACCCAACTGGCTTTGGTTTATGAAGTGGAATCAGCGCACGAACGAGGAACAACTTATGCTCCTCTTTCATGGGAAGAGCAAATCCATTGATTATACTTCCAAGAATCTCTAATAGCTCACCTATACCACTGTGTCTCTCTGTTTCATATATAAACCGATAGAAGATATTGTTGATAGCTTTCCTAATAAATGGTCTATGCACCATAAACTTTCCATAAATCCTATGAAGGATGGTTTTTAGATACTCCCTTTCCCTGGGATCCTCTGAATCAAACAAATCCAATATCTTCAACACAAAGGAATGATCAATGTAACGTTTAGCAACTTTCGTGTCCGTATCTTGGGATACAACATATCTCAGTAGAAGCTCGTAAACGAGCTGCAAATGAGGCCACGAGGGCTCGAGAAAGGGTTCTTCCTCTTCAGGGTCAGTAGCTTCAACACCAGTATTTTCATGGGATGATGGGGGCAAGcatctaaaaatattaatagaaaCCATCTTAATCATTTCTTCTTGAACAGTTTCATGAATTTTTCCAGACCCAGATTGAATAAACTCAATTATTTCCATCAACGTCTGTCTTTTAATTTCCTTTTCCCTAACTGATTTCAATGTATCActaaaatcaaattgaaatgaACAAATTTGCAACTTTCTCATAAACAAATTCTGTCGTTCAGCAGCTGGAACATCCTTAAACAAAGGAAGAGCCTCAACCGAACCTGTAGGCTGGGAAGCCACGACAACAGCCCCACCTGCGCCTTGTGGTGTAGCATTCGGGCCAGACGGAGCGCCAACTCTAGAGGCATGATTAACAACCACATTGGAAGAAGCAACTATCCCAGATCCTCGAGGATTAGGAGAAAACCCTATATCATCTGATTTAGAACCTTTTCGATTCCCTCGTTTCATAAATTTGTTCAACATCTTGAAAAAACACTCACTATTTCCCCTTCTCTTCTTCCCCAAAgaaaaccctaaccctagattGAAAATCCCATCAGATTAAACTCAATATTTGAATCAGATCCCAACTCAAATATTTCTGCAACAATCAACATTCAAATCACATTAATTAGATCGAAAACAAATgcataaaatcaataaaaaaaaatacaaaatcaaatacAAAATGTTACCATTTGATCAGATGATCGCAACATCGCAAAAATGGGCAATTTCTTTTGGGTGATTGGGTATTTCTCTGGGAAGAGGCAAAAGGGGAGATATGGGAAATGGAAATGTAAGAgaatgatttttctttttttttttgggagtGTGAAGAAAGTTGAgtttgagagaaaaaaaaaagatagagAGACAGAAAATAAAAGGTGGGAAACCTTAaaacaggaaaaaaaaatatgtgaagGAATATCATTGATTGTGCATTTTTTTGATAGAGGAGAGGAAGAGggtaatgatttttaattatttatggaAAGATAATTATGTTTTCTAGTTGTAAATCTTTGCTCAATGCCATTCTCTTCAAGATAATGCTACTTGTCTAGGTGGGGTCCAAAGGTTGACTTATGaattttgatttccatatcAACATTCAACACCATCCAATTTATACAAATAGAATAGATACTCCATTCACCTAGGTTGTTGGTTGTTTAACGTTGGTTTCTTTAGTTGTATTGTTTGAccaactaaaaatattgtttgtttttgttgctttttaagctagatgaaaaaattaattatttatagagatgtttgataaatttaaatattgactgttggctgtttattagagaaaaaacgAGCCAATAAATTAAGCTAACTAGAGTAGCTTTTTATTTAACTTAAAAGTCATCTTTTCAATtggtttataaattatttaccaaacacttttataattatttaatttaaccaACCAACAAATCAAAagccaaaagtcaaaaaaataaattaatgtaaaactGTAAAAATCAAGTACAAAACAACCCCTATCTATTATAATCAAATATTCAGTCACAAGTTTTTACTTAgtaatgttaataaaattactaaaaagtaatattcgtaaaatttacattaaaattaatcaaataagattcaaCTTGAATATGTTTTAACTTAATAATTGAGAATAAAGTACAAATAAAACGTCTAATTAAAATAAGTACGTATACAAATTACccttttgattttgttgatattgctacataatattaaatatttattttaaattgttacacttttgaattttaatttttacttgcTATCTTATACTAAAAACATTTTTAAACCATTTAGAATTCAATTGACAACTATCTTAAGAATATTTATTCCTATATAGAGAATTTAGTAAATTGTTAATGTAAAATTGAGAATCATATCCAAGTAGGAAGAAGTTTGAAAACGTTGTTAAAGTTTCATAAAGCGTCTAGTCCAtcaattgatatttatattcaaAAAACTAGTCTTGCATACATGGATGTGAATTGGTAGATAAGATTTGTCCAAAATGTATGAATTGTAAAAGTTATTCGACATAAGATATTTATGGTATAAGtgaaaataaatagaaatttgAGTAGAGAAAAAATTACAATCTATACGATATAAGGTTATcttgaatatttttataattttattattcttattttgttCAACCTATAATCATGAGTATAATTTCAGTCTCAATTTTAGATTTAAAAGGTATTTTGCTTGTAACTAAGAATGTTTGTTCCGCGTTTAGTTGAATAATATCATCGCTTGAGTATGGATTATGCATATGTTAAATTATCACatgatttttgtgttttggatCTAGAAACATTCATAATTTCATACATAACATAGACATCAAGAAAATATCGATCAAATGATACGAGCTTACTAGgttcatttttattttcgatTAGACCACATAAACTCAATACTTAAATTTATCGAATATTTCATAGAGATGACAATCTTTAAGTCACTTAATTAGttgttattttttgttgtttatgaACATTCTATATAAGAACATCAATAGAAATAGATAGAGTATTTGGTAGTATTTCAGGTGTTTTAgctaactttatttatttttattgactttGGCGAATTGGTTCACATTTTTTCTAGTAAATAGTCAATAACCAAtataattttaccaaatatcttcTTAAACATTAGCTTATCAAATCAACTTAAaagcaagaaaaatcaacactttcaattgatcaaataaagCAACTAACAACTAACTAAACtccttaattttaaattagtagAAACTTCAGTAATATACTTCCTCAGTTCTAAATTACTTGCAGCATTTGACTTCTCGCGCAATTCTAATGCATAATTCAATCCTTACATCTCTAAATatgtataataaataaaaattataaaaaattaatattaataatcttcgCCAAATTAAACATGATGAATGCATAATGCAATGTTTTTAACATTATAGtaatttgaaatgaagaaaATATATTCACTGATTTGATTATTATATGCTCGCAACGGTCCCTTTGCATTGAAGATGTTACACGTCTACGCAAGTAGTTATAGTGTGCATTGCGCACAAAAGGATGAAATATAGGTTGCTCGTTTCTACGTAATAAAAAGACTTATTTTCCTTTCCCTCGGTGCATATTCAAAGTCATACTTATCAATCTAAAATTTAACCATTTAAAATTCGCTCGAAAATATGATTTATATGAAGATAAtgaataatttatactaatacaaaaaaaaataattattttgtttatttatattttgaaaattttatctagaataattcaacatattcatgattttttcacaataatctcacttattaaTTAGccatgaataattttaattttaaaggtaTTTATCTAGAGTAAATTTATgtaacctgctatagtaggtaatttaccaaaaaaattaaattgaaaattaatttaaaataacaaaaaatttttgaaaatttacataaaaaattctaaataataaattaaaaaattttgacctttttttacattttattataatttatctttattaaaaaaacaaaaacttgcTCGGCAACTCATCTGATTACCGAGTTTACTCTAGAAAAACACCCctttaaagttggaattattcatggcTAATGAATAAGTGGGATTATAGTAAGAAAATCACGAAAAGTTAGATTATTGTGggtaaaacacaaaaatatagcTCCCAACTTAATTTTTTCATGTATTTTTCATCTAAAATACAGCTCCCAACTTAATTTATCTGGAAATTACGGATTATCCAAATAAATGATCAACAAAAAAGGAAAACGCAAAAAATCATCTTCCCCTTGCAAATTAATCTCAAATCATAACAATCACGAAAACGTATATTTATGCAGGAAGCCACACATACATGATCACAAAGCGAAGAAGATTTCTAGTATTGAATCGGAATACAA
The sequence above is drawn from the Amaranthus tricolor cultivar Red isolate AtriRed21 chromosome 5, ASM2621246v1, whole genome shotgun sequence genome and encodes:
- the LOC130813180 gene encoding serine/threonine protein phosphatase 2A 57 kDa regulatory subunit B' beta isoform gives rise to the protein MLNKFMKRGNRKGSKSDDIGFSPNPRGSGIVASSNVVVNHASRVGAPSGPNATPQGAGGAVVVASQPTGSVEALPLFKDVPAAERQNLFMRKLQICSFQFDFSDTLKSVREKEIKRQTLMEIIEFIQSGSGKIHETVQEEMIKMVSINIFRCLPPSSHENTGVEATDPEEEEPFLEPSWPHLQLVYELLLRYVVSQDTDTKVAKRYIDHSFVLKILDLFDSEDPREREYLKTILHRIYGKFMVHRPFIRKAINNIFYRFIYETERHSGIGELLEILGSIINGFALPMKEEHKLFLVRALIPLHKPKPVGLYHQQLSYCITQFVEKDYKLADTVIRGLLKYWPVTNCQKEVLFLGELEEVLEATQGAEFQRCMVPLFRQIARCLNSPHFQVAERALFLWNNEHIVSLIAQNRNVILPIIFDALEKNIQSHWNQAVHGLTVNVRKMFLEMDVQLFEECQKQYEDKVSRAKDVEEQRLLTWKRLAEVAGEDMLTA